From Humibacter ginsenosidimutans, a single genomic window includes:
- a CDS encoding malate dehydrogenase produces the protein MAAANRAPVTVTVTGAGGQIGYALLFRIASGQLLGADTPVRLSLLEIPQGLRAAEGTALELIDGAFPLLDSVDVTDDASAAFDGTNVALLVGARPRGAGMERADLLEANAAIFGPQGRAINEGAASDVRVLVVGNPANTNALIASSHAPDIPAERFTAMTRLDHNRAVAQLALEVDAPVTAVDGVIVWGNHSASQYPDVSHATVDGRAATELVSERWLEEVFVPKVARRGAEIIEVRGASSAASAASAAIDHVHDWVHGTGERWTSAGVSTSGVNAAAAAGYGVPEGLVCSLPVRSVDGEWIVVPGLEERADSRAHIAASVAELVEEREAVRALGLLPG, from the coding sequence ATGGCCGCCGCGAATCGTGCACCCGTCACCGTGACCGTCACCGGAGCCGGAGGGCAGATCGGCTACGCGCTGCTCTTCCGCATCGCCTCCGGCCAACTGCTCGGCGCTGACACGCCCGTGCGACTCTCGCTGCTCGAGATCCCGCAGGGACTGCGTGCCGCAGAGGGCACTGCTCTCGAACTGATCGACGGAGCGTTCCCGTTGCTCGACTCGGTCGACGTGACCGACGACGCGTCCGCCGCTTTCGACGGCACGAACGTCGCTCTGCTGGTGGGCGCTCGGCCGCGTGGTGCCGGCATGGAGCGAGCCGATCTGCTGGAGGCGAACGCGGCCATCTTCGGACCGCAGGGGCGTGCGATCAACGAGGGGGCGGCATCCGACGTGCGCGTTCTCGTGGTGGGCAACCCGGCCAACACCAATGCGCTCATCGCGTCGTCGCACGCACCCGACATCCCCGCCGAGCGCTTCACCGCGATGACCCGCCTCGACCACAACCGCGCCGTCGCACAACTCGCGCTCGAGGTGGACGCCCCGGTCACGGCCGTCGACGGCGTGATCGTGTGGGGCAATCACTCCGCCTCGCAGTATCCGGACGTCTCGCACGCCACGGTCGACGGACGTGCGGCCACGGAGCTCGTGAGCGAGCGCTGGCTCGAAGAGGTGTTCGTGCCGAAGGTGGCGCGACGCGGAGCCGAGATCATCGAGGTGCGCGGAGCATCCAGTGCTGCGTCTGCGGCGAGCGCCGCGATCGACCACGTGCACGACTGGGTGCACGGCACCGGCGAGCGCTGGACGTCGGCGGGCGTGAGCACGAGCGGCGTGAACGCCGCCGCTGCCGCCGGCTACGGCGTGCCCGAGGGCCTCGTCTGCTCGCTGCCCGTGCGCTCGGTCGACGGCGAGTGGATCGTCGTGCCTGGACTCGAGGAGCGCGCGGACTCACGCGCCCACATCGCGGCATCCGTTGCCGAGCTGGTCGAGGAGCGCGAAGCGGTCCGCGCACTGGGCCTGCTGCCGGGCTGA